In the genome of Gemmatimonadota bacterium, the window ACCCCGAAGAGATCGATCGCTCCACCCCGGACGTGGGGCTGCTCTACCAGGAGCTGATCCTGGACCACTTCAAGCGCCCCCGGAACAAGGGCGATCTCGAGGGCGCGAGCCACACCGCCCACCTCAACAACCCCGTGTGCGGCGACGAGATCTTCCTCCAACTGGCCGTCGACGACGACGTCATCCGCGACGTCCGTTTCAGCGGCCGCGGCTGCTCCATCTCGCAGGCCTCCATCTCCATCATGACCGAGATGCTCAAGGGCCGACCCGTGGCCGAGGCCGGCGCCCTCATCGCCCGCTTCAACGACATGATGCACGGCGACCCCGAAGCCGCCCGCGACAAGCAGCTCGGCAACCTGCGCGCGCTGTCGGGCGTGGCGAAGTTTCCGGTGCGCATCAAGTGCGCGCTGCTGGGCTTCGACGCGCTGGGGGAGGCGTTGGGGACGGAGGGGTTGGGGGGGCGGTAAGCGGGGGCTTGGGGCGACGCTGCACGACCTCACCACCAAGTGATCTGAGATGCCCACTGCAGGACGATCCCGCTCCAGGCTGGGAATACCTGCACGTGTGCGTGGATGACGCCTCGCGCGTCGCCTGTGGTTGAGGCCGAACTGACTGACTTGGCATCGCAACGGACGGCCTCGTCAAGGCTCTGGTGCCCTTTGCCACACTCGGGGACAATTATGGTGCGTTTCGTAGGGCTTGTTGAATATGCGACCAGCGGGAGCTGCAATGGGGAATCGTGTGATTCTTGGAGCCCTAACAGGCATTGTTACGGGGATTCTGTTGACGCCTCTAGCGTTCTTTGGGGAACCTGACGGCGGCTACACTATGGGACGTGTGACGGTGAGCGCCTGGGGCCTGTCTATGGGTTATCTTGTTACTGGGTTGTTCGCCGGAGGTGTGGTGGGTGCGGCGAAGCCTGTTATTTCTAGCGCAGGTAGAGCGGGTGCGGTAGGTGCAGCCATAGCAGCGCCGGTCGTTGGAGGCGCGTTCCTA includes:
- the sufU gene encoding Fe-S cluster assembly sulfur transfer protein SufU; translated protein: MNASTELDAIDPEEIDRSTPDVGLLYQELILDHFKRPRNKGDLEGASHTAHLNNPVCGDEIFLQLAVDDDVIRDVRFSGRGCSISQASISIMTEMLKGRPVAEAGALIARFNDMMHGDPEAARDKQLGNLRALSGVAKFPVRIKCALLGFDALGEALGTEGLGGR